One stretch of Spiroplasma mirum ATCC 29335 DNA includes these proteins:
- the cysS gene encoding cysteine--tRNA ligase yields MMKLYNSLTHTLSNLDQPEVNIYSCGVTVYNYIHIGNTRPLITVDLLINYLEFNNVKVNFLQNYTDIDDKIINQALCDQKTEKEVSEFFIAAFQEDITRLQVRKADRYVPISMHIEDIINFIAALVNKGAAYVAEGNVYFAIDKYETEYGCLSNKVISELTSGARIEVDPAKRNPLDFTLWKKTTTGILFDSPWGKGRPGWHTECALLIDLYFNHQTINIHTGGIDLIFPHHENERIQYLAKNQKEIADIWLHNGHLNLDNEKMSKSLGNIIPLRQYLDEYGANSLKYLMYSTNYAQPLNITDDLIQYAINKTNKIFNLLKNLNRYLGQHNLHINLKERGANLTLANDHLANNLNTPNVLTVVNNLMKTLNHQLKENNLDLIMTSDFYNIIFNLLNFNFVLPKITPEVIKLLAQWETYKKEKEYDKADQIRSQLIQKDII; encoded by the coding sequence ATGATGAAATTATATAATAGTTTAACCCACACATTAAGCAATTTAGACCAACCAGAAGTTAATATCTATTCTTGTGGGGTAACTGTTTATAATTATATTCACATTGGGAATACCCGTCCGCTAATTACGGTTGATTTATTAATAAATTATTTAGAATTTAATAATGTTAAGGTTAATTTTTTACAAAACTACACTGATATTGATGACAAAATTATTAACCAAGCACTTTGTGATCAAAAAACCGAAAAGGAAGTTAGTGAATTTTTTATTGCGGCTTTTCAAGAAGACATTACCCGTTTACAAGTTCGCAAAGCTGATCGCTATGTACCAATTAGTATGCACATTGAAGATATTATTAATTTTATTGCTGCTTTGGTTAACAAAGGCGCTGCCTATGTTGCGGAAGGGAATGTTTATTTTGCTATTGATAAATACGAAACGGAATATGGGTGCTTATCGAATAAAGTTATTAGTGAATTAACATCTGGGGCCCGCATTGAAGTTGATCCGGCAAAAAGAAATCCGCTTGATTTTACTTTATGAAAAAAAACAACCACCGGAATTTTATTTGATTCACCATGAGGAAAAGGGCGCCCCGGATGACACACAGAATGTGCCCTTTTAATTGATTTATATTTTAATCATCAAACAATTAATATTCATACGGGAGGGATTGATTTAATTTTTCCCCACCATGAAAATGAACGGATTCAGTATTTAGCAAAGAACCAAAAAGAAATTGCCGATATTTGGTTACATAACGGTCATTTAAATTTAGATAATGAAAAAATGAGTAAGTCATTAGGAAATATTATTCCCTTGCGTCAGTATCTTGATGAGTATGGCGCAAATAGTTTGAAGTATTTAATGTATTCAACAAATTATGCTCAGCCTTTAAATATTACGGATGATTTAATCCAGTACGCTATTAATAAGACCAACAAAATTTTTAATTTATTAAAAAATCTTAACCGCTATTTAGGACAACATAATTTACATATTAATTTAAAAGAACGAGGGGCAAACTTAACATTAGCTAATGATCATTTAGCAAATAATTTAAATACTCCAAATGTTTTAACTGTGGTTAATAATTTAATGAAGACTCTCAACCACCAGTTAAAAGAAAACAACTTAGATTTAATAATGACTAGTGATTTTTATAATATAATTTTTAATCTCTTAAATTTTAATTTTGTGTTGCCAAAAATAACTCCAGAGGTGATTAAATTATTAGCACAATGAGAAACATATAAAAAAGAGAAAGAATATGATAAGGCCGATCAAATTAGAAGTCAGCTCATCCAAAAGGATATTATTTAA
- a CDS encoding FAD-dependent oxidoreductase yields the protein MKNKKINVVGTGLAGCEIAYQLAKTKRGLSVNLYEVKQVKKNPVQNLDSFVELVCSNSFRSKSIENASGILKEELKILDSLIIKAALASAIPVDDALTVDHQLFSNYELITSSTVTLKEFEKYFKGCQLIELLAKQSKKVLLNGSMSPNHLEDDQGNLPFAVMQLRKDNLIDTLYNIVGWQTNLTLSEQKKNY from the coding sequence ATGAAAAATAAAAAAATTAATGTTGTTGGAACTGGTTTAGCAGGTTGTGAAATTGCCTACCAATTAGCTAAGACTAAGCGAGGATTGTCAGTAAACCTTTACGAAGTAAAACAAGTTAAAAAGAATCCTGTTCAGAATTTAGATTCCTTTGTGGAATTAGTTTGTTCTAATTCTTTTCGTAGTAAGTCAATAGAAAATGCGAGTGGAATTTTAAAAGAAGAATTAAAAATCTTGGATTCTTTAATTATTAAAGCAGCGTTAGCGAGTGCAATTCCGGTTGATGATGCTTTAACAGTTGACCATCAACTTTTTAGTAACTATGAGTTGATTACATCATCCACAGTCACGTTAAAAGAATTTGAAAAATATTTTAAAGGTTGTCAGCTAATTGAATTACTAGCTAAGCAGTCAAAGAAAGTATTATTAAACGGGTCGATGAGTCCCAACCATTTAGAAGATGATCAGGGTAATTTACCTTTTGCTGTTATGCAACTACGAAAAGATAATTTAATTGATACTTTATATAATATTGTGGGATGACAAACAAATTTAACCTTATCGGAACAAAAAAAGAATTATTAA
- a CDS encoding FAD-dependent oxidoreductase, translating into MVRYGVLHKNNYINSPNLLNQSLQLKQNSNIFFDGQITRVEGYLESTASGLHRALNVYQYYHHQKPIIFPLQQVLGSLMNYVTNLRQKNLKPMKVNTGIIAMLDQSYDSKKAKNLEIY; encoded by the coding sequence ATTGTCCGTTATGGGGTGTTACATAAAAATAATTATATTAATTCCCCAAATCTATTAAATCAATCGTTACAATTAAAGCAGAATTCTAATATTTTCTTTGATGGCCAAATTACCAGAGTGGAAGGTTACTTAGAATCAACGGCGAGTGGATTACATCGTGCTTTGAATGTTTATCAATATTATCATCACCAAAAGCCAATCATTTTTCCCCTACAACAAGTATTAGGATCGTTAATGAATTATGTTACTAATCTTCGGCAAAAAAATTTAAAACCAATGAAAGTAAACACTGGAATTATTGCAATGTTAGATCAATCTTATGATAGTAAGAAGGCGAAAAATCTCGAAATTTATTAG
- the rlmB gene encoding 23S rRNA (guanosine(2251)-2'-O)-methyltransferase RlmB encodes MQEYMYIYGINAVKESLLNKNIKIKCLYVSENSKLMAQIITIAQKEHIPVKQVSKQILSKLTNSEKTQNVVLEIYKPQYYTLEELMMKASQKPHPFLLILDKIFDPHNFGAILRTCDMFGVDGVIILDKRQVELNATVAKTSAGGFNYVPICKVNNLTNAVEYLKKHGYWIYATSLNDNAQRVDSLEYDTPIALILGNEGKGVSQKLLQHSDFNIFIPTNGHLDSLNVSVATGILIYQIKSSQQQL; translated from the coding sequence ATGCAAGAATATATGTATATTTATGGAATCAATGCTGTTAAAGAAAGTTTACTTAATAAGAATATTAAAATTAAGTGTTTATATGTTAGCGAGAATAGTAAGTTAATGGCTCAAATTATAACAATTGCTCAAAAAGAACACATTCCGGTTAAACAAGTTAGTAAACAAATCTTATCAAAATTAACAAATAGTGAAAAAACCCAAAATGTGGTGTTAGAAATTTATAAACCACAATACTATACGTTAGAAGAATTGATGATGAAAGCTAGTCAAAAACCACATCCGTTTTTGTTAATTCTTGATAAAATTTTTGACCCGCATAATTTTGGAGCAATTTTACGAACTTGTGACATGTTTGGTGTTGATGGGGTCATCATTCTGGATAAACGCCAAGTTGAGTTAAATGCAACAGTGGCGAAAACATCAGCGGGAGGATTTAACTATGTTCCGATCTGCAAAGTTAACAATTTAACAAATGCTGTTGAATACTTAAAAAAACACGGTTATTGAATTTATGCCACTAGTTTAAACGATAATGCCCAACGAGTTGACAGTTTAGAATATGATACTCCAATTGCCTTAATCTTAGGAAATGAAGGAAAGGGTGTTAGTCAAAAATTATTACAACATTCTGATTTTAATATTTTTATTCCGACAAATGGTCATTTAGATTCCTTAAATGTATCAGTTGCCACGGGAATTTTAATTTACCAAATTAAAAGCTCCCAACAGCAACTATAA
- the rpmG gene encoding 50S ribosomal protein L33 → MREKIILVCSECLNRNYITYKNKLTHKERFEIKKFCKTCNKHTIHKETL, encoded by the coding sequence ATGCGCGAAAAAATCATATTAGTATGTTCAGAATGTTTAAATCGAAACTATATTACTTATAAAAACAAGTTAACTCATAAGGAACGTTTTGAAATTAAAAAGTTTTGTAAAACATGTAATAAACATACAATTCATAAGGAAACACTGTAG
- the secE gene encoding preprotein translocase subunit SecE yields the protein MSNNKDKKTPKTPKEPKVKAEKLTRAERKEQRAQLKVERAAAMFQKRKAKEAPIKIGSIKEPAGVDEAPTAEKPKKSFFSRKGEKKYKDRINWKLAFREFPVKMAKEVSRIRWARKGSLGRKFLITILFIIAFAVFFFCLDEILSHVLKVAHII from the coding sequence ATGAGTAATAATAAGGATAAAAAAACACCAAAAACTCCCAAAGAACCAAAAGTTAAAGCGGAAAAATTAACAAGAGCCGAACGAAAAGAACAACGTGCCCAACTAAAAGTTGAACGTGCCGCAGCAATGTTCCAAAAACGAAAAGCAAAAGAGGCACCAATTAAAATTGGTAGTATTAAAGAACCAGCGGGAGTGGATGAAGCACCAACAGCGGAAAAACCTAAAAAAAGTTTTTTTAGTCGTAAAGGTGAAAAAAAATATAAAGACCGTATTAATTGAAAATTAGCTTTCCGTGAATTTCCAGTAAAAATGGCAAAAGAAGTGAGCCGAATTCGCTGAGCACGGAAGGGTAGTCTCGGGAGAAAGTTTTTAATTACAATTCTTTTTATTATCGCATTTGCAGTATTTTTCTTCTGCTTAGATGAAATACTATCACATGTTTTAAAAGTCGCACATATTATTTAA
- the nusG gene encoding transcription termination/antitermination protein NusG, with the protein MSENNLNVTQTNQPELDDINKYKGKWYVINSYSGHEDRVRDDLIQRVESLNMKDVIFDIRVVKEMIPSKGKGKKPVEKNLYPGYIFINMIMNDDAWYIVRNTTGVTGFIGSSGRGTKPFPLTDQEARTMLSKSTSFKEAQTNKKVKKVYVANFEVNDYVKIIAGPFTDMEGQVTKLDTTKGMATVNLEMFGRLTPTEIPFDQCESIK; encoded by the coding sequence ATGAGTGAAAATAATTTAAATGTAACACAAACTAACCAACCAGAACTTGATGATATTAATAAGTATAAAGGGAAATGATATGTAATTAATAGTTATTCAGGACATGAAGATCGTGTTCGCGATGACTTAATCCAACGGGTAGAATCTTTGAATATGAAAGATGTTATTTTTGATATTCGAGTAGTCAAAGAAATGATTCCCTCAAAAGGAAAAGGAAAAAAACCAGTTGAAAAAAACCTTTATCCAGGTTATATCTTTATTAATATGATTATGAATGATGATGCTTGATATATTGTTCGTAATACCACTGGAGTTACCGGGTTTATTGGTTCATCAGGACGGGGAACAAAACCATTTCCACTAACAGACCAAGAAGCCCGCACAATGTTAAGTAAATCTACTTCATTTAAAGAAGCACAAACAAATAAAAAAGTTAAAAAAGTTTATGTTGCTAATTTTGAAGTTAATGATTATGTAAAAATCATTGCTGGTCCGTTTACTGATATGGAAGGACAAGTTACAAAATTAGATACAACAAAGGGAATGGCAACTGTTAATTTAGAGATGTTTGGGCGGTTAACACCAACTGAAATCCCTTTTGATCAATGTGAATCAATTAAATAG
- a CDS encoding DNA-3-methyladenine glycosylase codes for MTNLQQRITNPQFFINNAIVVAQRLLNKYLVRIIDGKKIIARIVEVEAYDGSTDDANHAFNNKRTARNETLFWKGGFVHIFIIYGMYYCLNFVCDQENYPSAVLIRACEIISDERDEAFQPNFKLANGPGKVCRYLKIDKTNDGLDLLTNDELFLLDNEDLPPSAIVTTPRINVDYATVAKDYLYRFYIKNNPAISKK; via the coding sequence ATGACAAATTTACAACAAAGAATTACTAACCCCCAGTTTTTTATTAATAATGCCATTGTCGTTGCCCAAAGATTATTAAATAAGTATTTGGTGCGGATTATTGATGGGAAAAAAATTATTGCTCGCATTGTCGAAGTTGAAGCCTATGATGGTTCAACCGATGATGCTAACCACGCTTTTAATAATAAAAGGACAGCGCGCAACGAAACCTTATTTTGAAAAGGCGGTTTTGTTCATATTTTTATTATTTATGGTATGTATTATTGTTTAAATTTTGTTTGTGACCAGGAAAATTATCCAAGTGCGGTTTTAATTCGAGCTTGTGAAATTATTAGTGATGAGCGTGACGAAGCTTTTCAACCCAACTTTAAACTCGCCAATGGTCCGGGAAAAGTTTGTCGCTATTTAAAGATTGATAAAACGAATGATGGGTTAGATTTATTAACAAATGATGAATTATTTTTACTAGATAATGAAGACTTGCCACCAAGCGCAATTGTAACGACTCCCCGGATTAATGTTGATTATGCCACTGTTGCAAAAGATTATTTATACCGGTTTTATATTAAAAATAATCCCGCAATATCAAAGAAATAA
- a CDS encoding HNH endonuclease signature motif containing protein, producing the protein MSIEKNEIWKVHSDFPHLEFSNLGRIRNSQTKQIKELKKPKNTNYFLIRRRVDNKTKTKPLHRILVELFIGDVPHNMTVDHINGNPRDNRVENLEVVSRKENTVRQIKMWSHPHSFYDRQLIQAHNEKKMVI; encoded by the coding sequence ATGAGTATAGAGAAAAATGAAATATGAAAAGTTCATTCTGATTTTCCGCACTTGGAATTTAGTAACTTAGGGCGAATTCGGAACAGTCAAACTAAACAAATTAAAGAATTAAAAAAACCGAAAAATACCAACTATTTTTTAATTCGCCGTCGGGTTGATAACAAAACAAAAACAAAACCACTCCACCGCATTTTAGTTGAGCTATTTATTGGCGACGTTCCCCATAACATGACTGTTGATCATATTAATGGAAACCCCCGCGATAACCGGGTGGAAAATCTGGAAGTTGTTTCGCGCAAAGAAAACACCGTTCGGCAAATTAAAATGTGGTCTCATCCGCACAGCTTTTATGACCGCCAGTTAATCCAAGCGCATAATGAAAAAAAAATGGTTATATAA
- a CDS encoding isochorismatase family protein, giving the protein MKKALIVVDYQYDFVDPNGSLYVKDGEKLQKPLLALINKYKNNNDLVIATKDWHPEHHCSFEIWPPHCIQNTKGSELYNLSESSFDKIILKGTKLNADSYSGFFDDDHTSNRLDEYLKTNHITELCIVGVALDVCVSATLVDAIKLGYHGYVDLNLCAGIDNHIKF; this is encoded by the coding sequence ATGAAAAAGGCCTTAATAGTTGTTGATTACCAATATGATTTTGTAGATCCAAACGGTTCATTATATGTTAAAGATGGTGAAAAATTGCAAAAACCATTATTAGCATTAATTAACAAATATAAAAATAATAATGACTTAGTCATTGCCACTAAAGACTGACACCCTGAACATCATTGCTCATTTGAAATCTGACCACCCCATTGTATTCAAAATACCAAGGGTAGTGAATTATATAATTTATCAGAAAGTAGTTTTGACAAAATTATTTTAAAAGGAACAAAGCTAAATGCCGATAGTTACAGTGGCTTCTTTGATGATGACCATACTAGTAATAGGTTAGATGAATATTTAAAAACAAACCATATCACAGAACTTTGTATTGTCGGAGTTGCCCTTGATGTTTGTGTTTCAGCAACTTTAGTTGATGCAATTAAATTAGGTTACCATGGTTATGTTGACTTAAATCTTTGTGCCGGAATTGATAACCACATAAAATTTTAA
- the rsmG gene encoding 16S rRNA (guanine(527)-N(7))-methyltransferase RsmG: protein MIEIITNVFPNLIITEYQQNQLKIYYEYLIAQNKVMNLTAITDEQEVYYKHFLDSLLLLKHYQISENSNICDVGSGAGFPGIVLKIINPNFKLTIIEALEKRCKFLTNLVAKLNLTNITIIHARAEEYSYNHSETFDIILSRAVANLGMLLELTVRLAKVGGLLICYKGANIKIELTASQKTIEVLGLELINLQYENIDHLGERNICFFKKRQPTNNKYPRNFSQIKKWPIG from the coding sequence ATGATTGAAATAATTACAAATGTCTTTCCCAATTTAATAATTACTGAGTACCAACAAAACCAGTTAAAAATTTATTATGAATATCTAATTGCCCAAAATAAAGTAATGAATTTAACAGCCATTACAGATGAACAAGAAGTATATTATAAACATTTTTTAGATTCGTTATTATTATTAAAACATTATCAAATTAGCGAAAACAGTAATATTTGTGATGTTGGTAGTGGAGCTGGTTTTCCGGGAATTGTGCTAAAAATTATTAATCCTAATTTTAAGTTAACTATTATTGAAGCGTTAGAAAAACGTTGCAAGTTTTTAACTAACTTAGTTGCTAAACTTAATTTAACTAATATTACTATTATTCATGCTCGAGCTGAAGAATATAGTTACAATCATTCTGAAACATTTGATATCATTCTTTCTCGAGCAGTTGCCAACTTAGGAATGCTATTAGAATTAACCGTGCGGTTAGCAAAAGTTGGGGGTTTGTTAATTTGTTATAAAGGTGCTAATATAAAAATAGAATTAACTGCTAGCCAGAAAACAATTGAAGTTTTAGGGTTAGAACTAATTAATTTACAATATGAAAATATTGACCACTTAGGGGAACGAAACATTTGTTTTTTTAAAAAGCGCCAACCAACTAATAATAAATACCCACGTAATTTTAGTCAAATAAAAAAATGACCAATTGGTTAA
- a CDS encoding ParA family protein: MGKIIAVTNQKGGVGKTTTSINLAAGLALHGKKILLIDIDPQGNSTTGIGTNKDDISESMYDVLIGQVPLKNIIIPNIIPNVDLAPATISLAGADIYLMEQSEDSQSLLLDRIKPVRDNYDFILIDCPPSLGLINRNALGCADSVLIPIQAEYYALEGLAQLLTSIRFVQKMFNKNLTIEGIVLTMFDSRTKLSFEVMSEVKKYFNEKVYKTYIPRNIKISESPSHGLSIFDYDKGGAGAIAYRELTKEVLANNGN, translated from the coding sequence ATGGGAAAAATCATTGCGGTTACTAATCAAAAGGGTGGAGTTGGCAAAACAACAACTTCGATTAATTTAGCAGCCGGGCTGGCGTTACATGGTAAAAAAATACTTTTAATTGATATTGATCCCCAGGGGAATTCTACAACGGGGATTGGTACCAATAAAGATGATATTTCAGAAAGTATGTATGATGTTTTAATTGGTCAAGTACCATTGAAAAATATTATTATTCCAAATATTATTCCCAATGTTGATTTAGCTCCAGCGACAATTTCCTTAGCAGGAGCGGATATTTATTTAATGGAGCAATCAGAAGATAGTCAAAGTTTATTATTAGACCGTATTAAACCAGTGCGCGATAACTATGATTTTATTTTAATTGATTGTCCACCATCATTAGGATTAATTAATCGGAATGCCTTAGGTTGTGCTGACTCAGTCTTGATTCCTATCCAAGCTGAATACTATGCGTTAGAAGGATTAGCTCAATTATTAACTTCAATTCGGTTTGTCCAAAAAATGTTTAATAAGAATTTAACAATTGAAGGAATTGTCTTAACAATGTTTGACTCACGCACCAAACTATCCTTTGAAGTAATGAGTGAAGTTAAAAAATATTTTAATGAAAAGGTATATAAGACTTATATTCCCCGCAATATTAAAATTAGTGAATCACCATCCCATGGGTTAAGTATTTTTGATTATGATAAGGGTGGTGCTGGTGCAATTGCTTATCGGGAATTAACAAAGGAGGTTTTAGCAAATAATGGCAACTAA
- a CDS encoding ParB/RepB/Spo0J family partition protein produces MATKSRLSSKGLDKIFGEGINDVIKEIENNEELKETASEIKLEEILPNPHQPRKVFKEEELQELSTSIKKHGVIQPVIVKKTTNGYYLVAGERRTRAAKLAGLTTVPAIVVDFDDQQMKEVALVENIQRVDLNAIEEANAYKELLDLLDITQEELATRIGKSRSHIANTMRLLNLPKELQADVLEGKLTMGQVKPLVSLQADVSEVKKIAQQIIKDNMNARQVEELVKRYNSGDNISIKLKPIKKLEQRTINEFLENKIMRKLGTKVIIDKDKIIINYLGVKDLNRILEILGLTDE; encoded by the coding sequence ATGGCAACTAAAAGCAGATTAAGTTCAAAAGGTTTAGATAAAATCTTTGGTGAAGGTATTAATGATGTAATTAAAGAAATTGAAAATAATGAAGAATTGAAAGAAACGGCCAGTGAAATTAAGTTAGAAGAAATTCTTCCCAATCCCCACCAACCCCGCAAAGTTTTTAAGGAAGAAGAATTGCAAGAGTTATCAACTTCAATTAAAAAACACGGAGTTATTCAACCAGTTATTGTTAAAAAAACAACAAATGGTTATTATTTAGTAGCGGGAGAACGTCGTACGCGTGCTGCCAAACTAGCTGGTTTAACAACAGTTCCGGCAATTGTTGTTGATTTTGATGATCAACAAATGAAAGAAGTTGCGTTAGTAGAAAACATTCAGCGCGTTGATTTAAATGCCATTGAAGAAGCGAATGCCTATAAAGAATTGTTAGATTTATTAGATATTACCCAAGAAGAATTAGCAACCCGGATTGGAAAATCACGTAGTCATATTGCAAATACGATGCGGTTATTAAATTTACCAAAAGAATTACAAGCTGATGTGTTAGAAGGAAAATTAACAATGGGGCAAGTAAAACCATTAGTAAGTTTACAAGCTGATGTTAGTGAAGTTAAAAAAATTGCACAACAAATTATTAAAGATAATATGAATGCCCGCCAAGTTGAAGAATTAGTTAAACGTTATAATAGTGGGGATAATATTAGTATTAAACTAAAACCAATTAAAAAACTTGAACAACGAACAATTAATGAATTCTTAGAAAATAAAATTATGCGGAAATTAGGAACCAAAGTGATTATTGATAAGGATAAAATTATTATTAATTACTTAGGAGTTAAAGATTTAAACCGCATCCTTGAAATTTTAGGATTAACAGATGAATAG
- the ychF gene encoding redox-regulated ATPase YchF, which produces MPLKIGIVGLPNIGKSTLFNAITNSQVEAANYPFATINPNIGVVEVPDERMHHLIEIFQPYKAIYTTFKFYDIAGLIAGASKGEGLGNAFLANIRDTDAICMVVRCFKNKDITHVEGSIDPLRDIEIINLELIIADQEQIEKRINKIAKRAQTLKQKEDVFEYELLQKLDQQLTANKLLKDLVLTAEEYKAIKNFNLLTMKPFIYVANIAETDLQTKTNPYVAKVQQYAQDNNIEVVTICAQVEQELLTLNDEEKTIFMEGYGIQESGLSQLIKKSYALLGLQTFFTAGKQEVRAWTFKKGATAPECAGIIHTDFEKGFIKADIYAYQDLITYGSEKAVKENGKMRSEGKTYIMQDGDICFFKFNV; this is translated from the coding sequence ATGCCGTTAAAAATAGGAATCGTTGGTTTACCAAATATTGGTAAATCAACATTATTTAATGCGATTACTAATTCCCAAGTTGAAGCTGCGAATTATCCGTTTGCAACAATTAACCCGAATATAGGTGTGGTCGAAGTCCCCGATGAACGAATGCACCATTTAATTGAGATCTTTCAACCATACAAAGCAATTTATACAACCTTTAAATTTTATGATATTGCTGGTTTAATTGCTGGTGCCAGTAAGGGAGAAGGGTTAGGAAATGCTTTCTTAGCTAATATTCGTGATACCGATGCAATTTGTATGGTTGTCCGTTGCTTTAAAAACAAAGATATTACCCATGTTGAAGGAAGTATTGATCCGCTTCGTGATATTGAAATTATTAATTTAGAATTAATTATTGCGGACCAAGAACAAATTGAAAAACGGATTAATAAAATTGCAAAGCGGGCACAAACCTTAAAACAAAAAGAAGATGTTTTTGAATATGAACTTTTACAAAAATTAGACCAGCAGTTAACAGCAAATAAATTATTAAAAGATTTAGTTTTAACTGCCGAAGAGTACAAAGCAATTAAAAATTTTAATCTGCTTACAATGAAACCTTTTATTTATGTAGCAAATATTGCTGAAACTGATTTACAAACAAAAACTAACCCGTATGTTGCAAAAGTACAACAGTATGCCCAGGATAATAATATTGAAGTTGTGACAATTTGTGCCCAAGTTGAACAAGAATTATTAACTTTAAATGATGAAGAAAAAACAATTTTTATGGAAGGCTATGGGATTCAAGAGTCAGGATTAAGTCAGTTAATTAAAAAATCTTATGCTTTGTTAGGTTTACAAACTTTCTTTACTGCTGGAAAACAAGAAGTCCGCGCCTGAACTTTTAAAAAAGGCGCAACGGCTCCTGAATGTGCCGGAATTATCCACACTGATTTTGAAAAAGGTTTTATTAAAGCAGATATTTATGCTTACCAAGATTTAATTACTTATGGCAGTGAAAAAGCAGTAAAAGAAAATGGTAAAATGCGTAGTGAAGGAAAAACTTACATTATGCAAGATGGTGATATTTGTTTCTTTAAATTTAATGTTTAG
- the ispF gene encoding 2-C-methyl-D-erythritol 2,4-cyclodiphosphate synthase — protein sequence MRTGNSYDLHNLIPGEFISLGGVKIPCQCQVQSISDGDILLHTISEAIIGALGFGDLGDWFDESNVGLSSQIILAKALDLLKDQNYEIANVDSTIIVDSPKLQPHKENIKDNLVKLLNVNPSQVNIKATTSEQNFPSIIQAYTTVLLIKK from the coding sequence ATGCGAACTGGTAATAGTTATGATTTACATAATTTAATTCCCGGGGAATTTATTAGCTTGGGGGGAGTAAAAATTCCTTGTCAATGCCAAGTCCAATCAATTTCAGATGGGGATATTTTATTACATACCATTAGTGAAGCTATTATTGGAGCGTTAGGGTTTGGTGATTTAGGAGATTGATTTGATGAGAGTAATGTTGGTTTGTCTTCCCAAATTATTCTTGCCAAAGCGCTCGACTTGTTGAAAGACCAAAATTACGAAATTGCCAATGTTGATAGCACTATCATTGTTGATAGTCCCAAACTCCAACCCCATAAAGAAAATATTAAAGATAATTTAGTTAAATTATTAAATGTAAATCCAAGCCAAGTTAATATCAAAGCCACAACTTCTGAACAAAACTTTCCTAGTATTATTCAAGCTTATACAACAGTTTTATTAATTAAAAAATAA
- a CDS encoding lipoprotein: MKKLLSILGFLSLIGTSAISVVACSGTSGSVIQTLY; this comes from the coding sequence ATGAAAAAATTATTAAGTATTTTAGGTTTTCTTTCTTTAATTGGGACTTCAGCAATTTCTGTTGTTGCTTGTTCTGGCACTAGCGGTAGTGTGATACAGACGCTCTATTAG
- a CDS encoding FtsX-like permease family protein → MEKEKNKIGILKSLGYNQVQITLAYSFYPLIPILIGIIFS, encoded by the coding sequence ATTGAAAAAGAAAAAAATAAAATTGGAATTTTAAAATCATTAGGTTATAACCAAGTTCAAATTACCTTGGCGTATTCTTTTTACCCATTAATTCCAATTCTTATCGGAATTATTTTTAGTTAG